In the genome of Epinephelus fuscoguttatus linkage group LG4, E.fuscoguttatus.final_Chr_v1, the window GAAGAGCCTTTTCGTGAGTAGTTTGTTGATGAGACTGATGACAGCTCACTTCTTCTTGGCTGCTGCTTTCTTGACTTTGGGTTTGGCTACCTTCTTTGCGGGGGCTTTCTTGGCTGCAGGGGCCTTTTTGGCCACCTTCTTGGGGCTCTTGGTGAGCTTTTTCGGGCTCTTTGCAGCCTTCTTGGGGCTCTTGGCTGCTTTTTTAATCGCTGCGGGTTTCTTGGCCTTCTTGGGAGACTTCTTAGCGGCTGCTGGCTTCTTGGCTGCCGCTGTCTTGGGCTTTTTGGCCGCTGCGGGCTTCTTGGCTTTAGGAGCGGCTTTCTTGGCCGGCTTCTTGACCTTCTTCGGTTCGGCAGCCTTCTTGCTCATCTTGAAGGAGCCGGAGGCCCCGGTCCCTTTGGTCTGGACCAGAGAGCCCTTAGCCACCAGAGCCTTGATGGCGGTGTTGACGCGGGACTTGTTCTTGTCCACATCGTAGCCTCCGGCAGCCAGAGCCTTCTTGAGAGCGGCCGCAGACACGCCGCTCCGCTCCTTGGATGCGGCCACAGTTTTCAGGATGAGCTCGCTGACGCTGGGACCGGCTTTCCTCGGCCTGGAAGCTTTCTTCTTGGCGGCTTTGGCCGGCGCGGCGGCTGGAGCTGGAGCTTCTTCTGCCataatgttgctgttgctcAGTGTCACTCGAGAGTCTGACTGGACTGTTGAAAACTCCGAGCAGGAGGCTGCACATAAACACGGCATGAGAACCGTGGAGACTCAACCCAGCCCGTGGCTCCtctgtgcagtgtgaaagctGGAGCACTTGTGTTTTCTCTTGACTGACAAAAGGTGAAAAACTAAATGTGGGACAAGTGCTGAAGGCTGACAGTGAAGGGAGCCGATAGCGGACTTGTGTCTCTTCATATTCAAGTCATGTAGAGCTCTGATGCTCTCTGCATTTTGTCTGTGGAGCCTCCAAACCTCACTTATTCACCGCCGTGGCCAGCACTGCTCAGCTGCATTTCCCACTCATTTCTCTcctaaaatgacttcaaatgCATCACAGCTCCATCAAAGCCGTTTTCCAGCAGCCCACATGTTTGCTCAGGGACTCGGTGTAAAAACAACCGTCTGCTGTCGATGACTTTGGAATAAACTCAAATTATTCTGGTCGCAGCAAACACACTGATGATGGCCGAGGCGCATGGTGCAGTTCAGCCAGACTTCCcatcagagctgctgctgtgactcCTTTAGATTTAAATAGTTAGTAGTTGTACAATTAATGATCAAACATATGGACAAATACATGTCAGCTGTCTGTGGAAGCAGTAAGTGACTTTAAATGTTACACAAATTATTAAAAGACTTCATTAAGTGTAACACAACAgttattctgtgttttctgcTGTGGTTCAAAGTAGCCTATGGAAATTTAGATTTGGACTTCATTTAAAACTCACAGagtaacagcagctcagataaaCTGTCTGTCATTGTTCTGAATAGAAACAGGTTTGATCCAAAATTCAAAAAGGACACACATGTTGAGTGG includes:
- the LOC125886797 gene encoding histone H1-like isoform X1, which encodes MAEEAPAPAAAPAKAAKKKASRPRKAGPSVSELILKTVAASKERSGVSAAALKKALAAGGYDVDKNKSRVNTAIKALVAKGSLVQTKGTGASGSFKMSKKAAEPKKVKKPAKKAAPKAKKPAAAKKPKTAAAKKPAAAKKSPKKAKKPAAIKKAAKSPKKAAKSPKKLTKSPKKVAKKAPAAKKAPAKKVAKPKVKKAAAKKK
- the LOC125886797 gene encoding histone H1-like isoform X2, whose protein sequence is MTSSLSISPAAAPAKAAKKKASRPRKAGPSVSELILKTVAASKERSGVSAAALKKALAAGGYDVDKNKSRVNTAIKALVAKGSLVQTKGTGASGSFKMSKKAAEPKKVKKPAKKAAPKAKKPAAAKKPKTAAAKKPAAAKKSPKKAKKPAAIKKAAKSPKKAAKSPKKLTKSPKKVAKKAPAAKKAPAKKVAKPKVKKAAAKKK